The Epinephelus lanceolatus isolate andai-2023 chromosome 16, ASM4190304v1, whole genome shotgun sequence nucleotide sequence TAGATAGTCAGTTCTGATATACAGCTAGAATTTACTTGTACAATAAATTCATATGATGTTGTATATAGTCATATCATGCGGCCAGTATCCCTCCATTATATATCATCAGGACACTTACACTTATTCAAAGCATATTCATGAAATTTAAGGacagaaatattttaaatgaaaatgtgcaGCAACTTGTTTTCTTCCTCCTGAATTCTTCATTAAAGGCCCCACTGGCTCCAGAGTGCCACCAGAGCAGCACCCAGAGCTGTAGCGAGAGGCAGCTGGATGGGGGCAGCTCCGTTACAGAGGTCGGCACTGCAGCAGGTCTTTGTGATCGTGTAGTTAACATTCAGGATGGTGCCATTACTGCTTTCACAGTCGGATTTTTCTGTGCAGCCTCGTTGATGGACATCCACGAGGGGGCCACTAAACTCTGGAGAAAGCAAAGATGAGATACTTTGATGTGATTCTTTTTTAATGACTTAGAGCTGATTACAACTACGATTTGCAGGGGGCCTTTTATGCTCATTTTTAGGCTCATACTTGTACTCTGGGTTTCAACTAAaggtaaagtaaagtaaagttccactgattgtcacacacctgagtgtgtgaaatttgttctctgcatttgacccatcccctgagggagcagtGAGTAGCAGTGGTGCCACGGtcaggaatcatgtggtgatctaacccccccaattccaacccctgatgctgacaAACTACAATGTGTTTACATTCTTTAATATTCAACACTTTATgttctcatactgtctgtgctgcaatgttagcatgtggctacatgtagcagtgtaggctatgtgATGTAAACACTTGTAGcagcgtgcctggagcagatgaccataaaCTTAAAAATGGTAATAATTTATACACAAAATGCAACTGTAATTCAGTTATttgtatattaaatatattttatttgtaaaataatcaaatattATATGTGGCCAAAAGTATTTCAGATGATTCCTAGTGGAAACCTGTTTTTAGGTATTTGCATCAATCAATTTATCTCTCATCCATTTAactcatttcttttttaaagggaactgtaatcattcattcattcattcgctcattcattcattcattcgttcattcaCATTGTCTTTCATTTCATTGTGTATATGTTATTACTGTTACCCTATTACTGCATGTCTTTCTCCTTGATTTGTAAATGGAAAACAAATATGGTTATATATGAATTCTCTCCTTCATTATGTAAGTTAATGATTTTATTCACTTGTGATAAAATTTAAATCTAGATTTAAGGTGAAACTAATAGAAATTATCTTTTTTGGGAAGCTGTTTAAATAGCTAGTCTCCAGGAGAGGGAATATGGGTTTTACAACATCCAACCATCCATTCAAATTTATGAGAAATAATTCTTACATATTTGTACTagatttatacatttatacatttagaGTACAAAATCATCCAACAGAGTATTTAAAGCATGTTGGGAATTTAAAACTATTAACTGAAAACCAAAATTATTAACAAAGTTATTCAAATTCTTTGAGGCTCAGCGGCTCAATGAAAAGTGGAGGTAGTAGTAATAACACTTGTTAATTCATTTAATaccccggtctcactccgaagtaaATGAATCAacaagtcgtcgaaatccagcgctttGGCAGTGACTcacggtgtcagacactgatgaaaaaagccatcctttgaCCTCAGCATGATACAGCGCTGGTCActtttatagtttaatggtgcttgGCGGCGTCAGgggaaatgtggcaggacaagagtgaaagttaaggcagcaaaagtccaagtaggatgtgtggaaggggtggtggatggttccAACAAATGCCAACTttcaccgactttcacccgagagagcagtgtttgtgtcccttaagattataaagccaaaccctgttctgtttttcctaaacctaaccatatgcgTTAGttattggaggaaaaaaaaaaacgtcaatcgGTGTTTTTGCACTggcgtagtgcgtttattttcaAAGAGACAGTATggaaacgttaaatttcctgtgaaaacggaacaCTGAATggaacaggcagaacttgacatggcgtcccagaacatcaacaaccaatgcacccttGTACCTTGTGCATCGGATCTGGACGTGGAAAATCATCAACAACGATATGTGACGAGGCTGGAGTGTTAATGTGTTTCTAACAGAATCATGTAGGGCAATTCAAAGAACAGATGTTCATCTTACTGGCAACTGCAGAGAAGCATCTGTCCTGAGCTCCCGTGCAATTTACAGGAGCTGTGATGAGGCAGGAGTCGAGGATATTGAAATCACAGGTGTAACAGGTGAGAGACTCAACTGTGGGAGAGCAGACAACAAGCAAACAGGAAGTCGTTAGAGTATCAATCTTTTGTCATACACTGAAAGGAAAACAAAGCCACAAATACTTCATTCCATGCCTTAATCAAACAAGCACCTGCTGTAATCACAAAGTACACGTCAAGAGTTGGTTTCATAACCTCTCAAGGAGAATGCTGGCTGGTCATGTGTTATCTTAAGTGGAATTAAATCCAGGATACATGTGTATGACATTGACGCAGGTTCTGAGATATCTGAGGTTTCTGGCTCCACCCACATACATTAGAGgtgaaaaacatttaacagcTGCTTGTTTTTCCAAAAACACCTTAAAGatctgtgaatttttttttgacaaatcctgtaaaaatgaaaacaaaacaacagtgtcAGTTTATGGCACAAATAAGATGGATATCTTTAAACCTGAGCAAATAAAACCCAAACTATTTGTTATTTTGCTAGAAGTAGCCAtgtgatcatttttatttaatttaatttttgtaatttgggtgaactgaccctttaaattCAAGACAGATGTGATTTTTGGTGAAGTATTTCATGCAGTTTGCTAAAAATCATACTTTCAgcactttattttgtttcagaTTACAAACACCTCCATCAGATTTTATAGGACACTCCTGCTCTGTCAACACATATCTGTAAAAATCTGCTTTATTATTGCTGGATACCCTGTGTCTGCAAAGTGTATGGGCATGAACAAGGGTCAATAAGATTTTAAGTTTCTAAAATGTTGTTCAGAAATCATTTATAGGCTGTAACTAAGCATAAGAAATTGTAGTTTGTGAACGTGTGGAAAGGATTTGCAGTTTTGAGCTTGTCTAAATACAGttaaagtttgtgtgtgtttttttcacagGTTCACAAAAGTCAATAAGTAACCACAGGCTTTGAAATTATTTCTGAACAGGATTTCACATGTTCAAAATCCTCCTGATCCTTATTTGAGTCCATACACAAAATTAAAGGTTCTGATTTTGATCTccaaaatacagtaaaaacctcctaccTGTAACAAGCAGTGTCAACAGTGCTGCGCAGCTCCACAGAAATTTGGTCATCATGATGTTCTTTAATAAAAATACCACCAAAGAGTGTTGGTTGGTCTCTAACTTTTTAAGATCCTTCTGTTTCAGAAGGTACAGGGTTTAGTTCTGAGGAACAATAACTCACTGTCAGCATCTTTATACCTGAGGGGGTTATATCAATAATACGTGTCAACAACAGTGGTGATAAGAACGTTTGTAACGGGGCGACACACCTCTGGAACAGGAATTGAAACtattatgtacagtacagtccttCACAGCAGAATATTGGTCCCCAACCCTTTTTGTCAACAATTTTTAAACTGGCCATGTATTGAGTGACACTGCCGCAGCCAGCAGCGGTGAAACAGGCAGCATCTAACCACTCGGGACATGTTTGCACCATcagtttacgtccactaaaagtgctcgtttttgccactgacagactcagactTTTAAGTGTCCTGTtgaggatccctacagagaaagacctttttgttaaagaatacgtttttgtttaaccagaaacaaccCTGAAATCACCACTGCCAACCCACCAGataccatttaaataaacaaagggTTCCCAGAGATCTTTAAGTTTAAAAGGCACAGGAATTTTTTAATTAGTATGTCTTTAATCAATCTTTCAGAAGTTTTAGAAATACTAAGAAACTGGAGGTAGGATTTTATAGATCTTATGTCCATTTTATGTCACAATGTTAACACCACAAGTACTTCAATCTGTACTCCTGAAAAGTGCTTGatcttatgttttatttttgaattgGATTAATAGAGTCAGTAATGAAAGCCATGCACAGATGTGTGTCAGGTTACAACCCTCCCAAGTCAGCCAGCTGCCAGATGAGGTTGGCTGGGACATCCTCCAAGACAGTGGGAGGCGCGTCACAATGACGCTGCATTGTAAGAGCTCAAACAATTGATAACATccattgttttttaataattttccgAATGCCTCTTGCATTAACATCATGCAGATTGGGATAGCAGTACCAACAACACTCACATTTTGCTTCTGTCCAGGATGCTCAGTGGAGAGGATCCACTGTCATTGATGACATGAGGCCTGTGTACTTTGTATGCAGACGCACTCACACGAGCATAACAGCAGCCCATGTTGCAAGACTTGTAGTGATGATCATTTCTTTGAATACTTCTTTCCTCGCTCCAGAAGAAAGTGTGCTAAGGTAACAGCCGTGTTGAAATAGGTGACGTATATTGTGCGAGATATAGTTCACTGAGTGTCctcacacaacacaaaaaaagacatgcaagttaaaaaaaaaaggacagttATGCAGTTTCTAATAAAGTCAACGATTGTTCATTTCAGatgctgtcaaaaaaaatttcTGTGGGGTGTGGGGATGATATCATCCAATTCATTGGAAACTATCACTATGAAATCAGCCACCATTCGTCAACCTCGACTTCACACAGTAAATAGTTGTGTGCTATGATATTAATGCTCTGAGTATTGCAAAGAGCTCCTTTCAGCAAACTGGCACAGACGCACAAAATGGAGAAGCATTATACCCAGTGATAGCATATATAAACGCAACCATCCAAGGATGAAAAGATAAAATCCACACAAATGCAGGTATGTATAGAAATATGCACAGGAGAGAACACACATCCTGTTCTCTTTGAATATTCATTTGTCTTTCACATGCAAAGTAGTTGCACCGGGTCTGGAATGTCACTTTTGGCCCCCAAGGAATATACTCACTGAAGCGTCTCTGACAATTGCCAGACTAAATACTGGCACTAAACACCAGCCGCTGTTGTGGCAGGGAGGCTTGAGACACAGCTATAGCAAATCAAATAGGGAATGGAAAAGGGTCGGTTTGTAGTAGTTTATAGGgttattttatgacatacatCTGAAACTATTTCAGTGGTTATTATTCTAACTATTTGTTGGGAATCATTGGAGTAGAAGAATTATTAAACCAGTACTGTGCactgtgtgatgtcagcagGGTATAGGTATGAATGGATGATGTTGAAATAAGAGTAGGTTGTGGAGGCAATGGATGTttttcaaggatttttttttattttcacagcaTTGTGTTGTCCACTATGACACAAAGAAGATAaaaggataaataaaaaaaaatgattaaaaaatacaaagcaaaacaacagcCTGGAAGATTTATGAGCTCAATGTTTCCCTGAAACATCCCATTGATCAACTTCCATGATGTGGACACATTAGTTTGAGGTTTTAAACTTAAATGAATATATAGATAAACATTCTTATAAACTCATAAGGTCCAAAAGGTTTATTTTGGATAGTGTTTCTGATGTTGTAAAGATCCCGCTTGGTGTAACTGATCATAGCACAAATGGATTTCAGGAGCAGCTGGCTGCTCAGCAGATTACAGAATGCTTCCCCACACGGAGGCCAGGACGGCTACACCAATGGCGGCAGTGAGGGTCATCTTGGTGGATGGGGCGCTGCTAGTCTGGACAGGGTTGCACTTGTCTGTTGAGCAACAGTCGATTTTTTGCTCGTAGGTGACACCCAACAGGGTGCCATTGGTGGTGGCGTTGCAGCCAGAAGGCTCCCTGCACCCCTGGGTGTTGAAGCCCACACTGGATAGTGAAACGAAATCTGCAGAGAAAGGGTTGTGTTGGATTATTATGAGTCACAGAGATATGTGTAACCAAATACAGTTGAGTGATTCTACTATATTACTGTAATACTTCTTACTCCACTGCATGGAAATATCTTACACTTTTTATTGACTCACATTTACCTAAGCTGCTAAAGTTACATGCAGGTGTGTTCTGTCATTATTTTGCAGATTTGGATTttacgttaaaaaaaaatcattagtaACATTCTTTCCTTCACTACCTGACTTATTTTGTTCTCTCCTTCTTTACCTGGGCTGAAACCAAAACCCCCCAAACTGGAAATACAAAGTATGTGTCTGACAGTGAAACTTAAAATGAGTTCTTCACTGCTCACAGCTATTTTTTGATAGTATTTGTGGAGTGTTTTAGAGCTTATATACATGACATTAAGAACTATATATACAAATTATGATTTATGAATTACAACTCTGGAtcagtacaaaaaaaacaacatgaatgtCTTGTCAGATAGGATGCTGGTTTGGCAGTTGGGAACACTGCGGTGTGATTGTTgatctctgtgagtgtgtgactggGCGTGAAAGTATTTGGGAGTGATTGTAATTGAATCatgactgtgtgggtgtgagtgttCAGGCCATCAGGAGGTGACTTACTTATTTTCCCAGTAAAGCAGACGCTGGTGTTGGTTGAGCAGGTCTCCTCAGAGGTGCTGAGGCAGAAACCCACCAGACCGTAGCTGCACTTGTTGCATGACAGAGTAtccactgaaacacacaaatgaaaacacaaaaaaacaagtgttgagtaTGTATAACTTCGACAGTGGTCATGGACTATTGGTGTGGTTGAAGGGGACAGATGATCGGCTTAAAGCAGGTTGATTCTCACATACTAATACAAACTGAAACGGTCTTGAGCTGAAACAAAtgattaaacttttttttagagATTTGTATTGTTGATATCGACATGAAGATTTTGCAAATATTTGTAGATGTTTCTGAAACTttgaaattaaacatttctgGATTAAGTTATTACCCATGGGGTAGCTTTCCACCTCAAACAAACGTCAAATTTATGGTCCACCACACCCTGCACTGTGGCGCAAGCAAAAGTCGTAAAACCCCGCCCGAGATAAACAAACAGTCAAATTCTGACTGATGTATCAAGATGATATCAGCAATACTGATTTCATCTTAATTGTCAGGGAAATGCTGATACTCAGTGATGTGCATTCACTGTGTTCTTTAGATCATTTGGAGGGttgaaaaaaaatttaaatgttaaagttaacccaaataacaaaacaaaacaaaaaaaaccttctgTCTCACTCTCCTCTAGTGGGAGCCTAAAAGTTGCCATTTTACCTCTAACATTGTTTGCCAACACCCCAATTCAATGGAGGTTAACAGATTTCTTTAAAGAACTACTTTCTTCCAAAGAAATAGTCCTTATCCAAATTTTGAAGGCAAAATTTGTGAATTATCCCGAGAAATTGTTTCTAATTTTTCAATGTGacttttaaattgttttcaAAAGCACAAactaaatttgatttaaaatgtaCACTTAAAATTCCATATcatatcttatatatatatatatatatatatatacacacacacacacacacacacacacacatatatgtatatatatatatatatatatatgtatgtataattTGGGTGAACAGACCCCTTTAAATTTCAGGTTCTCACAAGAGAAGCATTATCAGTTTGTTAAGTTTTACAAAATACATCAGGTGAAGTGGTTCAATGATACATTTTCTTTAAGGTTCATGAAACTGAGCCACTGTTTTCACCAAAGCAAATGACTGTACATGCATTGATTGTATAATTTAAACAATTCTGATTTGTGCATAAAAAGCTGAATTCTTGTCCTCTGTGACCCTTGTCTTTTTTGTGAAATGATTGAATGAATAATAAGAAAATTAGTCAAAATTCCttatgtctatttttttttaaagagttgAAGAGAATGTTTTCCCGCCTTTTTAGTCTCTAGTGTCTAACTACATATTAACAAACACTGCCTGATTTGTTTTGTCCATTATTTGTCATATCTCACATTCCAATAATATACTTACGATAACTGATTGATAATTATTAAATCTTACCCAGCATGAAAGATGCAACAGCTGCAATGATTCCAATTAGGATCCTTCCCATCTTGATTTGTCGGTTTGGTTCTTGGCCTCTgctcaaagacaaaaaaaaaacaacaatcctTCCACCCAGGTGATCGGATGCTGTATGTAGTAAAAACTGAGGAGCCTGTTTGGTGAGGCCACATTTATACAATGGGACAGGTgaagggaggggagaggagggggttTTCAGGTCTTTTGTCTTCATATTTAGCTGAAGAGTCACTGAGAGTGGAGGAATGCGAAGAATGATTGATGTACTGAGAAAAAATCTAACTGAATACTACGAGCCATGCAAACTGCCTGAACCTGCTATACAAGTGGAAGAATCAGTTAACTCCTTtgaattatacaaaaaaaaatgagtggccagaataaaatgttggcattgtatgtttctataAACCAAGGAGGTGATAAATTGATA carries:
- the LOC117264179 gene encoding uncharacterized protein LOC117264179 translates to MMTKFLWSCAALLTLLVTVESLTCYTCDFNILDSCLITAPVNCTGAQDRCFSAVAKFSGPLVDVHQRGCTEKSDCESSNGTILNVNYTITKTCCSADLCNGAAPIQLPLATALGAALVALWSQWGL
- the LOC117263356 gene encoding uncharacterized protein LOC117263356, which encodes MGRILIGIIAAVASFMLVDTLSCNKCSYGLVGFCLSTSEETCSTNTSVCFTGKINFVSLSSVGFNTQGCREPSGCNATTNGTLLGVTYEQKIDCCSTDKCNPVQTSSAPSTKMTLTAAIGVAVLASVWGSIL